One genomic region from Populus nigra chromosome 8, ddPopNigr1.1, whole genome shotgun sequence encodes:
- the LOC133700618 gene encoding OVARIAN TUMOR DOMAIN-containing deubiquitinating enzyme 1-like, with product MQNQEGQLAADGQTEVTCEIEDWANFGGGDDDIMQQQQSSVPFVGDKEPLSALAAEYQSGSPILLQKIKVLGDKYVAIRRTRGDGNCFFRSFMFSYLEHILEKQDSAEVDRIKANVEECRKTLQSLGYVDFTFEDFFALFLEQLDDVLQGNETSISHEELLNRSRDQSVSDYVVMFFRFVTSGEIRRRSEFFEPFVFGLTNTTVEQFCKSSVEPMGEESDHVHITALSDALGVPIRVVYLDRSSCDAAGVSVNHHDFIPAPRNLPSATGAGSESINPFITLLYRPGHYDILYPK from the exons atgcaGAATCAGGAAGGACAGTTAGCAGCAGATGGACAAACAGAAGTGACTTGTGAAATCGAAGATTGGGCAAATTTTGGAGGAGGAGATGATGATATTATGCAGCAGCAGCAATCCAGTGTTCCATTTGTTGGCGACAAg GAGCCCTTGTCTGCATTGGCTGCTGAATATCAATCAGGCAGTCCTATTTTACTTCAGAAAATAAAG GTGCTTGGTGACAAGTATGTTGCAATTAGGCGAACACGTGGAGATGGGAATTGCTTCTTTCGCAGCTTCATGTTTTCATACCTA GAGCATATTTTGGAGAAACAAGACAGTGCGGAAGTTGATCGTATCAAAgcaaatgttgaagaatgtaGGAAAACACTGCAGAGTTTGGGTTATGTGGACTTCACGTTCGAGGATTTTTTTGCG TTATTTCTTGAGCAGCTGGATGATGTCCTTCAAGGAAATGAAACTTCAATAAG TCATGAAGAGCTTCTAAATAGGAGTCGTGATCAGTCCGTATCAGACTATG TTGTCATGTTTTTCAGATTTGTGACCTCTGGAGAAATAAGACGACGCTCAGAGTTTTTTGAACCCTTTGTATTTGGATTGACAAACACTACAGTTGAGCAG TTTTGCAAGTCATCAGTGGAACCTATGGGTGAAGAAAGTGACCATGTGCACATTACTGCACTATCTGATGCATTGGGTGTACCAATTCGTGTTGTATATCTCGACCGCAGCTCTTGTGATGCAGCTGGTGTCAGTGTAAATCATCATGATTTCATTCCTGCACCTCGTAATCTCCCAAGTGCTACTGGTGCTGGTTCTGAGAGCATCAATCCCTTCATTACCTTGCTTTATCGTCCAGGTCACTATGACATTCTCTACCCAAAGTGA